A single genomic interval of Littorina saxatilis isolate snail1 linkage group LG17, US_GU_Lsax_2.0, whole genome shotgun sequence harbors:
- the LOC138951817 gene encoding nucleic acid dioxygenase ALKBH1-like, translating to MASSVADDTDNFKAVFKKYKRRDQKLDVSNVVDVDQCADSQSVLRVESIIPCLTPVCGTKPVQEWKTYHFLQNKGFYLIRNPFLPGFQRYWVSRCLSELPQPPNVTNLRVHPDIDPHTLWSDFVSHHQHGKAFDNTSPLRKLRWTTIGYHYNWDTKEYNEDDHTPFPEDIGVLAQYVAQVLGFSNFQAEAGIINYYHLDSTLAGHTDHSELDHEAPLISVSFGQDAIFLLGGLTKATEPTAILLRSGDICVMSGSSRLSYHAVPRILPPASSALPACFETFTNKQDRTETQEDSLMSSGDNVGVLHGAETSCNSRVDSRCRGEQVSDGQNVDSAITEDALQQGRSTSCHEHFQTGVPTCMYSSGGFGEGCTCTENGSFHNASGETFQRETCTEFGHIISQMPESNHSTDNATDVQGPHTGIDDALLKKVNHRAIQTLKTLDWEPFAAYLGSSRLNVNIRQVLKPGQTFQRHTPKETEVKVQSKRPRTENLP from the exons GTGTTACGTGTGGAATCAATCATTCCATGTCTTACGCCAGTATGTGGTACAAAGCCTGTGCAGGAATGGAAAACCTACCATTTTCTTCAAAACAAAG GGTTTTATTTGATCAGGAATCCATTCTTACCAGGCTTTCAGCGCTACTGGGTGTCACGTTGTCTGTCAGAATTGCCACAGCCTCCCAATGTCACAAACCTCCGTGTCCACCCTGATATTGATCCTCATACCTTGTGGTCTGACTTTGTGTCTCATCATCAACATGG AAAAGCATTTGACAACACCTCTCCACTTAGAAAGCTGAGATGGACTACCATTGGCTACCATTACAACTGGGACACAAAG GAGTACAACGAGGATGACCACACGCCATTTCCGGAAGACATAGGCGTACTTGCACAGTACGTAGCACAAGTTCTTGGATTCAGCAACTTCCAGGCAGAGGCTGGCATAATCAACTACTATCACCTGGATTCCACTCTGGCCGGACACACCGACCATTCCGAGCTTGACCATGAGGCTCCACTCATCTCTGTCAG ttttggtCAGGATGCCATCTTTCTTCTTGGGGGACTGACAAAAGCCACAGAACCAACAGCTATTCTCTTGCGAAGTGGAGACATTTGTGTAATGAGTGGTTCTTCCAGACTGTCTTACCATGCAGTGCCTCGCATCCTGCCCCCGGCAAGTTCAGCATTGCCTGCCTGCTTTGaaacatttacaaacaaacaggACAGAACAGAGACACAAGAGGATAGCTTGATGAGCTCTGGTGACAATGTAGGGGTTCTTCATGGTGCTGAAACATCCTGCAATTCCAGGGTAGATAGTAGATGCAGGGGCGAGCAGGTCTCGGACGGACAAAATGTTGACAGTGCTATCACAGAAGATGCCCTTCAGCAGGGACGTTCAACTTCATGTCATGAACACTTTCAGACAGGTGTACCTACATGTATGTACTCTTCTGGAGGTTTCGGAGAAGGTTGTACTTGTACAGAAAACGGATCCTTTCACAATGCCAGTGGTGAGACATTCCAGAGGGAGACCTGCACAGAATTTGGCCACATCATAAGTCAGATGCCAGAGTCAAACCACAGCACGGACAATGCAACAGATGTGCAGGGACCTCACACTGGCATAGATGATGCTCTCCTGAAGAAGGTGAATCACAGAGCTATTCAGACACTGAAGACACTGGACTGGGAACCCTTTGCTGCTTATCTCGGATCTTCACGCCTGAATGTGAACATTAGACAGGTTCTTAAACCTGGTCAGACATTTCAGAGGCATACTCCTAAGGAGACAGAGGTTAAGGTACAGAGCAAGAGGCCTCGCACTGAAAATCTTCCATAG